Genomic segment of Polynucleobacter necessarius:
CCATTTCAACGAGGGGTTGATGCGGTTGCGTATAAGTAGAAAGGCAATGCCAAAGGCAAGGACATGTATGGGCCAAGCCACTACAAAAACATTTACCTTGCCTTGTGAGACAAAGTTTTGAGTGAGGTTGAGAAGATTGCTATAGATTAGATAAATCAGCACGGCATAAAACATCGCGGTGTAGTTACCCAGCCTGGGATTGACGTAGGCAAGCGGGATGGCAATGAGTACCAAGCCTAAGGCCATCAATGGTAGGCCAATGCGCCAAAGTAATTCAGCATAATTCGGATTCATTGCAATCGGATCGGGATCATTTAGCAGTTCCATGACTGTTTTTTCACGATCGCGCGGCGCTGGATCAAGTGCACTTTTGCTATGAATTTGGGTGCTGTATTCAGCAAATTCTAAAATTCTGAAATCTGGTTGCGTTGGGAGTCCTTCATAACGACGGCCATTATTGAGCACAATCGATTTCCCACCTCCCTCTGCATTCTCAATGAATCCGGTGGCTGCAACGGCAACACTTAGCCGCCCATTTTTGGGTTCTGCCGCAAAGATATTCTTTACTTCGCTTTTATCGACATCCAACTCTTCAATAAAAAATACCCGCTCTGCTTTAGCTGATTCCCTAAACTGACCCGCGGTAACCATAGATACATCACTACGTTGCTGAAAACGTTGACTAATGATGGTGGATTCGCGATTGGCCCAAGGCCAAACAAAAAGAGCCAAGAGGGCGATGATGACAACCAGTGGCGCTGCAAAGCGCAGAATTGGTCTAATGAGACTGGCAATGCTCAGGCCACTAGCAAACCAAACAATCATTTCCGAATCTTTGTACCAGCGCACCAATACTATCAAGACGGCTACAAACAGGGAGACCGTGAGAAGAACGGCCATGTAGCTGAGGGTGGCTAGCGCTATTAAAACTAGGGCATCCTCTGGATTGATAGCGCCATTTGCGGCAAAGCCCAAAATTCGAATGACTAGGGTGGTAATCATGATGGTGACCAAGACTAAAAAAACACCACCAGTCGTAAAACTGAGTTCACGGCGAAGGGCTTGGTGAAAAATCATGAATAAATAATGAGTTAGCTGTTATTGGCTCACTCAAGATGTGAACCTGCATCTCGGAGGATAATGGATAAACACCCATTTTTTTCCTTGAATTGACTTAAAAATACATCAAGACATCATGACCATTCAATTTAGCACTAAGAATTTCGCGCAAGCCGATTTCAATAATCCGAAGCAGCTCAAGGCCAGTCTAGCCACTTTATTGGCGCAGAGCTCTGATTGCTTAGTTTTAGCCTACTCAAAAGCCGATTTAGATACCCTGGAAGCCGCCAAGTCTAAGTCTGGGCTTTTGCTCGAATTGGATCGCTTGCTTGGGGGCTCTGTCACCCATGCCAATCTGGTTGGTGACCTTGATGCTCAGCATGCATCTACTTGCGTCATTCGAGCTGAAAAATCCTGGGCCGCATCTGGGGTAAAAGTGAAACGCGTTCTCTTGGTGTCTTTGGGTGATATTGCCGCTGCTAGTGCACGCAGCTTGAGCTCTTACTCAAAAATTGCTCGCGCTGCTTTGAAGCAGTTGAGTGGGGGCTCCATCCAAAATGCTTTGTGGTTTATCCCGAGTTTCGCCTTAGGTCATCGAGCTGATTTCATTGCAGAAGAGGTACGTTTGACAATTCAATATGCAGGCGATCAAGCATATCGTTTTGGGGTTCGTCAGCCAGCAATGAAATTCAAGGCTAAAGATAAAGCGGACACTTTTAATCACCTCATCTTTGCAGGCAATGACACTTGCGTTAAAGAGCTGAAGGCCTGTGTACCAGAAGGTGCTGCGATGGTTGAGGGTATGAACTTAGCTAAAGACTTGGGTAATTTACCTCCCAATATTTGTACTCCAACTTACTTAGGTAAAGCAGTGCAAGGCTTGAGCAAGAAGACTGGCCTTAAGGTGGAAGTCTTGGGGCGCAAGCAAATTGAAGCTTTGGGAATGGGCTCTTTTTTATCGGTAGCCCAAGGCTCAGATACCCCGCCACAATTTATTGTGATGCGTCATCAGGGTGGTAAAGCTGGTGAGGCCCCGATTGTGTTGGTGGGTAAGGGCATCACCTTTGATACAGGCGGTATTTCGCTAAAGCCTGGCGAAGCCATGGATGAGATGAAGTACGACATGTGCGGCGCTGCCTCTGTGATTGGCACGATGTATGCCACAGCGTTAATGAAGCTCAAAAAGAATGTTATCGGCGTGATTCCGACTTGTGAAAATATGCCTTCTGGTAATGCAACTCGCCCTGGAGATATTGTGAAGAGTATGTCAGGGCAAACGATTGAGATCCTAAATACGGATGCTGAAGGCCGTTTAATTTTGTGTGATGCCTTAACGTATGTTGAGCGCTTCAAGCCAAAGGCTGTGATTGATGTAGCCACTTTGACTGGTGCCTGCATCATTGCATTGGGTCATGTACATAGTGGCGTGTTCTCCGATGACGAGGGCTTGGTCCATTCCCTCACTAAAGCTGGTCATGCCTCTTTGGATACCGTATGGCGTTTGCCTTTAGATGCGGCTTACCATGAGCAGCTCAAATCGAATTTTGCAGATGTCGCCAATATTGGTGGGCGCCCAGCAGGTAGCGTTACCGCAGCTTGCTTCTTATCCCGCTTTACCGAAAAATATAAATGGGCTCACTTAG
This window contains:
- a CDS encoding leucyl aminopeptidase — its product is MTIQFSTKNFAQADFNNPKQLKASLATLLAQSSDCLVLAYSKADLDTLEAAKSKSGLLLELDRLLGGSVTHANLVGDLDAQHASTCVIRAEKSWAASGVKVKRVLLVSLGDIAAASARSLSSYSKIARAALKQLSGGSIQNALWFIPSFALGHRADFIAEEVRLTIQYAGDQAYRFGVRQPAMKFKAKDKADTFNHLIFAGNDTCVKELKACVPEGAAMVEGMNLAKDLGNLPPNICTPTYLGKAVQGLSKKTGLKVEVLGRKQIEALGMGSFLSVAQGSDTPPQFIVMRHQGGKAGEAPIVLVGKGITFDTGGISLKPGEAMDEMKYDMCGAASVIGTMYATALMKLKKNVIGVIPTCENMPSGNATRPGDIVKSMSGQTIEILNTDAEGRLILCDALTYVERFKPKAVIDVATLTGACIIALGHVHSGVFSDDEGLVHSLTKAGHASLDTVWRLPLDAAYHEQLKSNFADVANIGGRPAGSVTAACFLSRFTEKYKWAHLDIAGTAWKSGATKGATGRPVPLLVNYLLDQK
- the lptF gene encoding LPS export ABC transporter permease LptF, producing MIFHQALRRELSFTTGGVFLVLVTIMITTLVIRILGFAANGAINPEDALVLIALATLSYMAVLLTVSLFVAVLIVLVRWYKDSEMIVWFASGLSIASLIRPILRFAAPLVVIIALLALFVWPWANRESTIISQRFQQRSDVSMVTAGQFRESAKAERVFFIEELDVDKSEVKNIFAAEPKNGRLSVAVAATGFIENAEGGGKSIVLNNGRRYEGLPTQPDFRILEFAEYSTQIHSKSALDPAPRDREKTVMELLNDPDPIAMNPNYAELLWRIGLPLMALGLVLIAIPLAYVNPRLGNYTAMFYAVLIYLIYSNLLNLTQNFVSQGKVNVFVVAWPIHVLAFGIAFLLIRNRINPSLKWWRRQLPSFLVNR